A region from the Nitrospinota bacterium genome encodes:
- a CDS encoding prepilin-type N-terminal cleavage/methylation domain-containing protein, whose protein sequence is MKTGHKTGFTLIETLIAVAIMAIIGTMVFGSFSAVLGAGRGVEEQAELYHTARFIIRKMSEDLSSAAMYTNNTQGIFSGKGEKIGGEELSQLKFTGFGGRMAGPDTGSDQAQIVWYTVSDPETKILTLVRSENPYVIDLESSKEMAGAMEVTDKIKSFRLRYYANGEWADTYDSKNKGGALPQAVSLEFELADETGRSVKKQALMPVGGKS, encoded by the coding sequence ATGAAAACGGGACACAAAACGGGCTTCACGCTGATCGAGACGCTTATCGCGGTGGCGATCATGGCCATCATCGGCACAATGGTGTTCGGCTCCTTCTCCGCCGTGCTGGGCGCGGGGCGGGGGGTGGAGGAGCAGGCGGAGCTTTATCACACGGCGCGCTTTATCATCCGCAAGATGTCCGAGGACCTTTCGTCCGCCGCAATGTACACGAACAACACCCAGGGAATCTTTTCCGGCAAGGGGGAGAAAATCGGCGGCGAGGAGTTAAGCCAGCTGAAATTCACGGGCTTTGGCGGCCGTATGGCAGGGCCGGACACGGGGAGCGACCAGGCGCAGATCGTCTGGTACACCGTCTCCGATCCGGAAACGAAAATACTCACCCTCGTCCGCTCCGAAAATCCGTACGTAATCGACCTGGAGTCGTCCAAAGAAATGGCCGGAGCGATGGAGGTGACGGACAAAATCAAATCTTTCCGCCTGCGCTATTACGCCAACGGCGAGTGGGCGGACACATACGATTCGAAAAACAAGGGGGGCGCGCTTCCCCAGGCGGTGAGCCTCGAATTTGAGCTGGCCGATGAAACGGGCCGCTCCGTGAAAAAACAGGCGCTCATGCCCGTGGGGGGGAAATCATGA
- a CDS encoding prepilin-type N-terminal cleavage/methylation domain-containing protein, translated as MRSRYSRPGLFDTAGFTLLEVVVAMAILSIALVTLLSANNKALLMNAEAVSLTDAVTLGREEMEKLYMGQLPEAGVSEKKTREDYPAYAWRVEVKETPFGGVWETGVYVFGANDGKERRIFRLKAYMQK; from the coding sequence ATGCGCTCAAGATATTCACGGCCAGGCCTGTTTGACACGGCGGGGTTCACCCTGCTGGAGGTGGTGGTGGCCATGGCGATACTTTCCATCGCGCTGGTGACGCTGCTTTCGGCGAACAACAAGGCGCTTTTGATGAATGCGGAGGCGGTCTCGCTCACCGACGCGGTGACGCTGGGGCGCGAGGAGATGGAGAAACTTTACATGGGCCAATTGCCGGAGGCTGGGGTCTCGGAGAAAAAGACGCGGGAGGACTATCCGGCCTACGCCTGGCGCGTGGAGGTGAAGGAGACCCCCTTTGGCGGCGTGTGGGAGACGGGCGTTTATGTGTTTGGCGCAAATGACGGGAAAGAGCGCCGGATTTTCAGGCTCAAGGCGTACATGCAGAAATGA
- a CDS encoding prepilin-type N-terminal cleavage/methylation domain-containing protein: MRRRGGFTLIEIMVVMVIIAVMAGLLVPRLPDVGASRLKYGARKIAGTISYMYDRAAATGMVYRLTMDMEKNEFNVWLLNKENVFEETRLPFAKKTKLSGQLHIAGVQTAGEGKAVKGEAAIHFYPGGFTEEAAIYLTDEAGREMTLTVAPLTGRVKILEGYHALKIFTARPV, encoded by the coding sequence ATGCGGCGGCGCGGCGGGTTCACGCTCATCGAGATTATGGTGGTGATGGTGATCATCGCCGTCATGGCGGGGCTGCTCGTGCCGCGTCTGCCGGACGTGGGCGCATCGCGGCTGAAGTACGGGGCGCGGAAGATCGCCGGTACCATATCGTACATGTACGACAGGGCGGCGGCCACCGGCATGGTGTACCGGCTGACGATGGACATGGAGAAAAACGAGTTTAACGTGTGGCTTTTGAACAAGGAGAACGTTTTCGAGGAGACGCGGCTGCCCTTTGCCAAAAAGACGAAGCTTTCCGGCCAACTGCATATCGCCGGCGTGCAGACCGCCGGGGAGGGCAAGGCGGTGAAAGGCGAAGCGGCGATCCACTTTTATCCCGGAGGGTTCACCGAGGAGGCGGCCATATACCTGACCGACGAGGCGGGGCGAGAGATGACGCTCACCGTGGCGCCGCTCACGGGGCGGGTGAAAATATTGGAAGGTTACCATGCGCTCAAGATATTCACGGCCAGGCCTGTTTGA
- the gspG gene encoding type II secretion system major pseudopilin GspG: MTLAQRSRAGFTLIEILVVVVILGILATVIVPRIMGRPEEARITKTKTDIKAIETALNMYKIDNGVFPTTEMGLTALVSKPTSGQIPKNWRPEGYLAKTPKDPWGNEYMYISPGTRGEYDLVSKGSDGEIGGEGNNADINSWEID, encoded by the coding sequence ATGACATTGGCACAAAGGAGCCGCGCCGGCTTCACGCTTATAGAGATACTCGTTGTGGTGGTGATCCTTGGCATACTGGCCACGGTGATCGTCCCCCGGATCATGGGGCGGCCGGAAGAGGCGCGCATCACGAAGACAAAGACGGACATCAAGGCGATAGAGACCGCGCTAAACATGTACAAGATAGACAATGGAGTTTTCCCCACGACGGAAATGGGCCTTACGGCCCTGGTGAGCAAGCCCACCTCCGGCCAGATCCCCAAAAACTGGCGGCCGGAAGGATATCTTGCCAAGACGCCGAAAGATCCGTGGGGGAACGAGTATATGTACATCTCACCGGGAACCCGCGGCGAGTATGACCTTGTGTCCAAAGGTTCCGACGGCGAGATCGGCGGCGAAGGGAACAACGCCGACATCAACAGCTGGGAGATAGACTGA
- the gspF gene encoding type II secretion system inner membrane protein GspF: MPVFEYKGYDTAGAKAAGIIDADSPRSARTKLKQKGLLITTLAEDTGRRELLANPLKSLTDRISTKDVIVFTRHLATLSTGGLTLVESLDALIEQTLNVRFKKIVTGIREKVMQGSPLAGAMAEYPDQFDPLYVNLVRAGEASGSLDVTLNRLATFGEERLRQRSKVTAAMIYPAVMTLIGSGVLLYLLAYVTPKVQSMFEDMRQGLPMPTVILLFVSDILSKWWWALIGILIGLGIWIKRHLKTKEGKERFDTAILKLPVFGELARAAAIGRFARALSTLLKGGVPLIESLKVTGGVVGNTLIEKAIEGAIVNITEGQPIAAPLRRSGLFPPLVTQMIDAGERTGSLPDMLEKISDAYEFEVETALSAITSLVEPVLILVMGAVVGFIVMAILLPIFELSQVVK, encoded by the coding sequence ATGCCGGTATTCGAATATAAAGGTTACGACACGGCCGGGGCCAAAGCCGCCGGGATCATAGACGCGGACAGCCCCCGCTCCGCCCGTACGAAGCTCAAACAGAAGGGCCTTTTGATAACCACCCTGGCGGAGGACACCGGGCGGCGGGAGCTTCTGGCCAATCCGCTTAAAAGCCTTACCGACCGCATATCCACAAAGGACGTCATCGTGTTCACCCGGCATCTGGCCACCCTTTCCACCGGAGGGCTGACGCTGGTGGAGTCTTTGGACGCGCTCATCGAGCAGACTTTGAACGTGCGGTTCAAGAAAATCGTCACCGGCATCCGCGAAAAGGTGATGCAAGGTTCACCATTGGCCGGGGCGATGGCGGAATATCCGGACCAGTTTGATCCGCTGTATGTGAACCTTGTGCGGGCCGGAGAGGCATCCGGGTCGCTGGACGTGACGCTCAACCGCCTTGCCACCTTCGGCGAGGAACGGCTCCGGCAACGTTCCAAGGTCACGGCGGCGATGATATACCCGGCGGTGATGACACTGATCGGAAGCGGTGTGCTGCTGTACCTGCTGGCGTACGTCACCCCCAAGGTGCAGTCCATGTTCGAGGACATGCGCCAGGGGCTGCCCATGCCCACCGTCATATTGCTGTTCGTATCGGACATCCTTTCAAAATGGTGGTGGGCGCTGATAGGGATCCTGATCGGGCTTGGAATATGGATCAAGCGCCACCTTAAGACCAAAGAGGGCAAGGAACGTTTTGATACGGCGATTTTAAAATTGCCCGTGTTCGGAGAATTGGCGCGGGCAGCCGCCATCGGCAGGTTCGCCAGGGCGCTGTCCACGCTGCTTAAAGGGGGGGTGCCGCTGATTGAATCTTTGAAGGTGACCGGCGGTGTGGTGGGGAACACCCTTATCGAAAAGGCCATCGAAGGGGCGATCGTGAACATCACCGAGGGCCAGCCCATCGCCGCGCCATTGCGCCGCTCCGGGCTTTTCCCTCCGCTGGTGACGCAGATGATAGACGCCGGGGAGCGCACCGGGTCGCTGCCGGACATGCTGGAAAAAATATCCGACGCGTACGAATTCGAGGTGGAAACGGCCCTGTCGGCGATAACGTCGCTGGTGGAGCCTGTGCTCATATTGGTGATGGGGGCGGTGGTCGGCTTTATAGTCATGGCCATACTGCTCCCCATATTCGAGTTAAGCCAGGTGGTCAAATAG
- the gspE gene encoding type II secretion system ATPase GspE: protein MNSGPDTALAPGESGSVSPNRAIADELGLGWIEAVDVKSLDPELVARTPFQFARDNILLPLKLEEGRLVVATGRPDDPRPMADLRLIYGVPVEAVATDLDGLMDAINKAYDMSAGSANEIMSDIAGEADLSAIVHDLPEDLLETSAEAPVIRLVNSILVQSAKEKASDIHIEPYERDLAVRFRIDGTLRNVVKPPKKFQSLIVSRIKIMAGLDIAEKRLPQDGRLKIVIAGKEIDVRVSVIPTSHGERVVMRLLDKSTMLVGFGQLGMPADVRDVIEKLIRSPHGIILVSGPTGSGKTTTLYSALSSINSPDKNIITVEDPVEYQLGGIGQMQVNAKVGLTFASGLRSILRQDPDVIMVGEIRDRETAQIAVQAALTGHLVFSTIHTNDAAGAVTRLVDMGIEPFLISSSLTASLAQRLVRSLCPACRKQYKPSDEHFAKLGVDRGRFAPDTVFYHPAGCAECANSGYKGRLGIFEVLLIDDEIRSLITQRADASMIRRAAAAKGFKSMREQAAESVMSGATSLEEVVRVTSDWD from the coding sequence ATGAACTCCGGACCGGACACAGCGCTGGCCCCGGGTGAAAGCGGCTCCGTTTCGCCAAACAGGGCCATCGCCGACGAGCTTGGCCTCGGCTGGATTGAAGCGGTGGACGTTAAATCGCTGGACCCGGAGCTTGTGGCCAGAACGCCGTTCCAGTTCGCAAGGGACAACATACTGCTGCCGTTAAAGCTTGAGGAAGGGCGTCTTGTGGTGGCAACCGGCAGGCCGGACGATCCGCGCCCAATGGCGGACTTGCGGCTTATCTACGGCGTGCCGGTGGAGGCCGTGGCCACGGACTTGGACGGGCTGATGGACGCCATCAACAAGGCCTATGACATGTCCGCCGGATCAGCCAACGAGATCATGAGCGACATCGCCGGCGAGGCGGACCTTTCGGCCATAGTCCACGACCTGCCGGAGGACCTGCTGGAAACGTCCGCCGAGGCGCCGGTGATACGGCTGGTAAATTCCATCCTTGTGCAGTCGGCAAAGGAAAAAGCGTCGGACATACATATAGAGCCATACGAGCGCGACCTTGCGGTGCGGTTTCGCATAGATGGTACGCTGCGAAACGTGGTCAAGCCGCCGAAGAAATTCCAGTCTCTCATCGTGTCGCGCATAAAGATCATGGCCGGGCTCGACATCGCGGAAAAGCGGCTGCCGCAGGACGGCAGGCTCAAGATCGTCATCGCGGGCAAGGAGATAGACGTGCGCGTGAGCGTTATCCCCACCTCCCACGGGGAGCGGGTGGTGATGCGCCTTCTGGACAAGTCCACCATGCTCGTCGGCTTCGGCCAGCTTGGGATGCCAGCGGACGTACGGGACGTGATAGAAAAACTCATCCGCTCCCCCCACGGGATCATCCTGGTCTCAGGTCCCACGGGATCGGGCAAGACCACCACGCTGTATTCGGCGCTATCGTCCATCAACTCGCCGGACAAGAACATCATCACCGTGGAAGACCCGGTGGAATACCAGCTGGGCGGGATCGGGCAAATGCAGGTGAACGCCAAGGTGGGGCTCACATTCGCCTCCGGGCTCCGCTCCATACTAAGGCAGGATCCTGACGTGATAATGGTGGGCGAAATACGCGACAGGGAGACGGCGCAGATAGCGGTGCAGGCGGCGCTCACAGGCCACCTTGTCTTCTCCACCATACATACGAACGACGCCGCCGGGGCCGTCACACGGCTTGTGGACATGGGGATAGAGCCTTTCCTGATCTCCTCGTCCCTCACAGCCTCGCTGGCGCAAAGACTGGTGCGCTCGCTATGTCCCGCGTGCAGAAAACAATATAAACCTAGCGATGAACATTTCGCAAAACTCGGGGTGGACCGGGGAAGATTCGCCCCGGACACGGTCTTTTACCATCCGGCCGGATGCGCCGAATGCGCGAACTCCGGATACAAAGGGCGGCTTGGCATTTTCGAGGTGCTGCTGATAGACGATGAGATCCGCTCGCTGATAACGCAGCGGGCGGACGCTTCCATGATACGCCGCGCCGCCGCCGCCAAGGGCTTTAAGAGCATGCGGGAACAGGCGGCGGAGAGCGTGATGTCCGGGGCCACATCGCTTGAAGAAGTTGTGCGGGTCACATCGGACTGGGATTGA
- the gspD gene encoding type II secretion system secretin GspD, with protein MTGQTRIKKRKTIAALLLTAAILAIAAGSRMAAAQQQEVVDDGAQAAQQPAPEAPQPPQAPAAPPPPPFSQQQPPATPVMQAKPRPDMARPDMPKPDMARPDAPVPPPPPSPAGGIANKVDMSTRAEPLKSGEKVNIDFSDMDIKLVVKFIAEITGRNFVIDEKVKGKVTIVSPQPVTAAEAIRVLESTLEVHGYSLVEAGRVIKVVPAMDARQRGSFKPSAMMGDRMITRLFPLKYVKADDIVNVLRPLVPSYSFITAFGATNTVIIVDNASNVEKLAAILDQLDSQTHEEITAVIQLKYAGAKDLADKVEKIFKTRNVKSGGTAAPAAGQAAAGAQTATGGWSQAEVMVMADERINALIVIAAKPMMEQIQSLVDRLDVKPETGRGGVNVRYLKNADAENVAKVLNNMTLAQPATAQAGRQGAPSQALKLQDKVTITPDKITNSLVITASVDDYETLNQVIDKLDIRRKQVFVETLIMEVSSDKTRELGIEWRTTSNFTNTGVQGIGGTNYGNINTVAQNPLNAPQGLTVGVVDGLISFGGAEFLNIGALLHAMQSESGVNVLSTPNIMTTDNEEAEIIVAKNVPFQTSQSQTTGGNVVSTFERKNVGITLKIKPQISDSGEVRMAVYQEISSVLPTADQVAKDIMTFTRSVKTTVVVHDSQNIVIGGLMSDDLTDQETKIPFFGDVPLFGWLFKSAKKQKTKTNLIVFLTPHIITKAEDADAVTNSKRGKISVNTQLEGDFGSAVKEVKEPAAEKAAPVEKKLEEKKSGVKEKVEQPVPVAPAEKPAESAAGEVAAPEQPSPLDAEPAAPVQPEKPVDAPSGESQAPSPPPAPEPDGEVELVEPGNAGAPL; from the coding sequence ATGACCGGACAGACCCGAATCAAAAAAAGAAAGACCATCGCGGCGCTGCTTTTGACCGCCGCCATCCTGGCCATCGCGGCCGGATCGCGCATGGCCGCCGCACAGCAGCAGGAGGTGGTGGACGATGGGGCGCAGGCGGCCCAGCAGCCCGCCCCGGAGGCGCCACAGCCCCCACAGGCCCCCGCCGCGCCTCCTCCTCCCCCGTTTTCCCAGCAACAGCCCCCCGCAACGCCGGTGATGCAGGCAAAGCCCCGGCCAGATATGGCCCGGCCTGATATGCCAAAGCCGGACATGGCGCGGCCGGATGCGCCTGTCCCCCCTCCACCTCCATCACCAGCCGGGGGGATCGCCAACAAGGTGGACATGTCCACCCGGGCCGAACCTTTGAAATCGGGCGAAAAGGTGAATATTGATTTTAGCGATATGGACATCAAGCTTGTCGTGAAGTTCATCGCGGAGATCACCGGACGCAACTTCGTAATAGACGAAAAAGTGAAAGGCAAAGTGACCATCGTATCGCCCCAGCCCGTCACTGCGGCGGAGGCTATACGGGTGCTGGAGTCCACGCTGGAGGTCCACGGCTATTCCCTGGTGGAAGCAGGGCGGGTGATAAAGGTGGTGCCGGCCATGGACGCCCGCCAGCGCGGCTCCTTCAAGCCATCCGCCATGATGGGCGACAGGATGATCACAAGGCTGTTCCCGCTGAAATATGTGAAGGCCGACGACATAGTGAACGTGTTGCGCCCCCTTGTCCCCAGCTATAGCTTCATCACGGCATTTGGCGCCACCAACACGGTGATAATCGTGGACAACGCCTCCAACGTGGAAAAACTGGCCGCCATCCTCGACCAACTGGACTCGCAGACCCATGAGGAGATCACCGCCGTCATCCAGCTAAAGTACGCCGGGGCGAAAGACCTGGCCGACAAGGTGGAAAAGATATTCAAGACGCGCAACGTAAAAAGCGGAGGGACGGCCGCTCCGGCGGCTGGTCAGGCCGCGGCAGGAGCCCAGACGGCCACCGGAGGATGGAGCCAGGCGGAGGTGATGGTGATGGCGGACGAGCGGATCAACGCGCTCATCGTGATCGCCGCAAAGCCGATGATGGAGCAGATACAATCGCTTGTTGACCGGCTGGACGTGAAACCGGAGACCGGGCGAGGCGGCGTGAACGTGCGCTACCTGAAGAACGCGGACGCGGAGAACGTGGCCAAAGTGCTAAACAACATGACCCTGGCCCAGCCCGCCACGGCCCAGGCAGGCAGGCAGGGCGCCCCCTCGCAGGCGCTCAAGCTGCAGGACAAGGTGACCATCACGCCGGACAAGATCACAAACTCCCTTGTGATCACAGCCTCCGTGGACGATTACGAGACCCTCAACCAGGTGATAGACAAGCTGGACATCCGCCGCAAGCAGGTGTTCGTGGAGACGCTTATCATGGAAGTCTCCAGCGACAAGACGCGGGAGTTAGGCATAGAGTGGCGCACCACTTCCAACTTCACCAACACCGGCGTGCAGGGGATCGGCGGCACGAACTACGGCAACATCAACACCGTGGCGCAAAACCCCCTCAACGCCCCGCAGGGGCTGACGGTGGGCGTTGTGGACGGCCTGATATCCTTTGGCGGGGCGGAGTTCCTCAACATCGGGGCGCTGCTTCACGCCATGCAGTCGGAAAGCGGGGTGAACGTGCTGTCCACGCCGAACATCATGACCACCGACAACGAAGAGGCCGAAATCATCGTGGCCAAGAACGTGCCGTTCCAGACAAGCCAGTCGCAGACCACGGGGGGCAACGTGGTGTCCACCTTCGAGCGCAAGAACGTGGGTATCACTTTGAAGATAAAGCCGCAGATATCCGACTCCGGCGAGGTGCGCATGGCCGTGTACCAGGAGATTTCATCGGTGCTCCCCACCGCCGACCAGGTGGCCAAGGACATCATGACGTTCACCCGTTCGGTGAAGACCACGGTTGTCGTTCATGATTCGCAGAACATTGTCATCGGCGGGCTGATGAGTGACGACCTTACCGACCAGGAGACGAAGATACCCTTCTTCGGCGACGTGCCGCTGTTCGGCTGGCTGTTCAAATCGGCGAAGAAGCAAAAGACCAAGACGAACCTGATCGTCTTCCTCACGCCGCACATTATCACCAAGGCGGAGGACGCTGACGCGGTGACCAACTCCAAGCGGGGCAAGATTTCCGTGAACACCCAGCTTGAAGGTGATTTTGGAAGCGCCGTAAAAGAGGTCAAGGAACCAGCCGCGGAAAAAGCCGCGCCAGTGGAAAAAAAGCTGGAGGAGAAAAAATCCGGGGTGAAGGAAAAGGTGGAGCAGCCTGTGCCCGTTGCGCCCGCTGAAAAGCCGGCTGAATCGGCGGCGGGCGAAGTAGCCGCGCCGGAGCAGCCATCCCCGCTGGATGCTGAGCCAGCCGCGCCGGTCCAACCGGAAAAACCGGTGGACGCTCCTTCCGGAGAAAGCCAGGCTCCATCGCCGCCCCCCGCTCCTGAGCCAGATGGAGAGGTGGAACTTGTTGAACCGGGTAACGCCGGGGCCCCTTTATGA
- a CDS encoding metal-dependent transcriptional regulator → MGGDEDRFRKDEFLEMLWHLDECHDLTLESLRTHDQTGEFEKSLTDFSASGVVLFDGTNIELTDKGREVARDIIRRHRLAERLVADVLNVAPNETENAACEFEHVLAPELVESICILLGHPRTCPHGSPIPKGKCCEEERRTVDSMVMPLSSLKAGEEARIAHINTPHEGRMFKLLSLGIAPGAMVKVSQKKPTMVLEVNKTLVAIENTIGDDISVWRGK, encoded by the coding sequence ATGGGCGGAGATGAAGACCGTTTCCGGAAAGACGAGTTCCTGGAGATGCTGTGGCATCTGGACGAGTGCCACGACCTCACCCTTGAATCATTGAGGACCCACGACCAGACCGGGGAGTTTGAAAAATCGCTCACTGATTTTTCGGCAAGCGGCGTGGTGCTTTTCGACGGGACCAATATCGAGCTTACGGACAAAGGACGTGAAGTGGCGCGGGACATTATCCGGCGCCACCGCCTCGCCGAAAGATTGGTGGCGGACGTGCTAAACGTGGCCCCGAACGAGACGGAGAACGCCGCATGCGAGTTCGAGCATGTGCTGGCGCCGGAGCTTGTGGAGTCCATATGCATCCTGCTTGGCCATCCGCGCACATGCCCCCACGGCTCCCCCATCCCAAAAGGGAAATGCTGCGAGGAAGAGCGCAGGACAGTGGACAGCATGGTGATGCCGTTAAGCTCCCTGAAGGCCGGCGAAGAGGCCCGCATCGCCCATATCAACACCCCCCACGAAGGGAGGATGTTCAAGTTGTTGTCGCTTGGCATCGCCCCCGGAGCCATGGTGAAAGTGAGCCAGAAAAAGCCGACCATGGTGCTGGAGGTGAACAAGACGCTCGTGGCCATAGAGAATACGATAGGTGACGATATAAGCGTGTGGCGGGGCAAATAA
- the feoB gene encoding ferrous iron transport protein B codes for MNDAVQPGPKPHAKKKIVIAGLSNAGKSAIFNMFAPSYSEVSNYPHSTVQLIRDECRIGGEIYEIWDTPGVNSLHVLSGEERISRDALITGKPDVIIFTADSTRLKRSLTLFSQIAELSIPTVFALNKTDAAWKGGMAVDSEELSRSIKSPVIEIDAAKAIGLNEIEQAIKKAVPQEGVVQLPHPAVDEAVDTVIRELAGSGRGVSRGEALVFLLGGEREHKLALAEFGQRAAEVIKNASQTLRRKTPTMDLKQAVFNACSAWADRVAENVTAQRLVSAPGFAHYAGWASRHPVFGWPILLGVMWVTFQGVAIVATWIANLLHMTLFAPLTVLIETSISNQVLRDFMVGPYGIVTMGLMNAVETVVPILVVFFLIVGFLEEVGYLPNLSVLANRMFSYMGLTGKAVLSMSLGFGCNTMATMTSRMLESRKERVIAAFLIALGVPCAVQLGVMLAILATTPFSAIVLVIGTVTLTQIVCGILLNRLLKTDRVSDFILELPAFKAPDLKNIGRKTYFRVRSFLVEALPLFMGGAILIYGMDKTGLLRIVKQLSQPIVTGLLSLPDKVTEVFILVLARRELGAVYFKNMVDSGALDIRQIIVGLVVMTLFIPCVSNTMMMIKELGLKTAVYINGAIMVIAIAAGTALNALLGIF; via the coding sequence TTGAACGACGCGGTACAGCCCGGGCCAAAGCCTCACGCTAAAAAGAAAATAGTGATCGCAGGCCTTTCCAACGCCGGCAAAAGCGCTATCTTCAATATGTTCGCCCCCTCCTATTCGGAGGTGTCCAATTATCCCCACAGCACAGTTCAGCTCATCCGGGACGAATGCCGTATCGGCGGCGAGATATACGAAATATGGGACACGCCGGGGGTCAACTCCCTGCATGTGCTCTCCGGGGAGGAGCGCATTTCGCGCGACGCGCTGATAACAGGCAAGCCGGACGTGATAATTTTCACGGCCGATTCCACGCGGCTGAAACGGTCGCTCACGCTTTTCTCGCAGATCGCCGAACTGTCCATACCCACGGTGTTCGCCCTGAACAAGACGGACGCCGCCTGGAAGGGGGGGATGGCTGTGGACTCCGAAGAGCTTTCGCGGAGCATCAAGTCGCCGGTGATAGAAATTGACGCCGCCAAGGCGATCGGACTAAACGAAATCGAGCAGGCGATCAAAAAGGCCGTGCCGCAGGAAGGGGTGGTGCAGCTGCCCCATCCGGCGGTGGACGAAGCGGTGGACACGGTAATAAGGGAATTGGCGGGCAGCGGGCGCGGCGTCTCCCGGGGTGAGGCGCTGGTGTTCCTTCTGGGGGGCGAAAGAGAGCATAAACTCGCTTTAGCCGAATTCGGCCAGCGCGCGGCGGAAGTCATAAAGAACGCTTCTCAAACTTTGCGCCGCAAGACTCCAACGATGGACTTGAAACAGGCGGTGTTCAACGCCTGCTCCGCATGGGCGGACAGGGTGGCCGAAAACGTCACGGCGCAGCGGCTTGTGTCGGCCCCCGGGTTTGCCCATTACGCCGGTTGGGCGTCGCGCCATCCGGTCTTCGGATGGCCGATACTATTGGGCGTCATGTGGGTCACATTCCAGGGGGTGGCCATCGTGGCCACTTGGATCGCCAACCTTTTGCACATGACGCTCTTTGCCCCATTGACCGTTTTGATAGAGACATCCATATCCAATCAAGTGTTGCGCGATTTCATGGTGGGGCCATACGGGATTGTCACTATGGGCCTGATGAACGCCGTTGAAACCGTGGTGCCGATCCTTGTGGTGTTCTTTCTGATAGTCGGCTTTCTGGAAGAAGTGGGATACCTTCCCAACCTTAGCGTCCTTGCCAACAGGATGTTCTCCTATATGGGGCTCACCGGCAAGGCGGTGCTTTCCATGTCGCTGGGGTTCGGATGCAACACCATGGCCACCATGACAAGCCGGATGCTTGAATCGCGAAAGGAAAGGGTGATCGCGGCGTTTCTCATCGCTTTGGGCGTCCCTTGCGCCGTGCAGCTTGGCGTGATGCTGGCGATCCTCGCCACCACTCCTTTTTCGGCAATCGTGCTTGTCATCGGGACCGTTACTTTGACCCAGATCGTTTGCGGGATATTGCTAAACCGGCTTTTGAAGACCGACCGCGTCTCGGACTTTATTCTGGAGCTTCCCGCCTTCAAGGCTCCCGATCTTAAGAACATAGGCCGGAAAACATACTTCCGGGTGCGCTCGTTCCTCGTGGAGGCGCTGCCGCTTTTCATGGGCGGGGCCATACTCATTTACGGCATGGACAAAACTGGGCTTCTGCGGATTGTAAAGCAGCTTTCGCAACCCATCGTCACCGGGCTTTTGTCGCTGCCGGACAAGGTGACGGAAGTGTTCATTCTCGTGCTGGCGCGGCGTGAACTGGGGGCGGTATACTTTAAGAATATGGTGGACTCCGGGGCGCTGGACATCCGCCAGATAATCGTGGGGCTTGTGGTGATGACCCTTTTCATCCCCTGCGTTTCCAACACCATGATGATGATAAAGGAGCTTGGGCTGAAAACGGCGGTTTATATCAACGGCGCCATAATGGTGATAGCCATCGCAGCCGGGACGGCGCTAAACGCCCTGCTGGGCATTTTTTAA